A genomic window from Hemitrygon akajei unplaced genomic scaffold, sHemAka1.3 Scf000068, whole genome shotgun sequence includes:
- the LOC140722040 gene encoding probable G-protein coupled receptor 139 — translation MESRNHSLTVINSTILSADLKLMNDTETERELRKVDFNVQWMGKDVFWAFTELTEHYGSLPLEDRIVLLLKGIQPIYFALLVIIAVPGNLLTILILSRGKCGLSKCVTLYLVAMAAVDLIVVIFDLILRHITMVYWRQFHFPWPVPVCNFHAVILYAATDCSVWFTVSFTFDRFVAICCQKLKSTYCTERTVAVVLGTVTVLNCLKDLFWYFMLTGEYNLLSDPWICWGRGGVVGSTLWATIEFTHYFLNPVAPFFLILLFNTLTVKQILTASRARNRLRGQSSGEKPRDAEMESRRKSIILLFAVSGNFIVLWAVFMIHSIWNRLWWLGFRSIVLPNFVQKMGFILQHLSCCTNTAIYAVTQRKFREQLKSVFIYPVTLIVTFKKR, via the exons ATGGAGAGCAGAAATCACAGCCTGACGGTAATCAATTCCACCATTCTGTCAGCGGATCTGAAGCTGATGAATGATACAGAAACGGAGAGAGAACTGAGAAAAGTCGATTTTAATGTTCAATGGATGGGAAAAGATGTGTTCTGGGCATTTACCGAGCTTACGGAACATTATGGCAGTTTACCACTCGAAGATCGGATTGTTTTGCTTCTTAAGGGTATCCAGCCAATCTACTTCGCTTTACTTGTTATTATTGCGGTTCCTg GCAATTTGCTGACCATTCTGATCCTGTCACGTggaaaatgcggtctctccaaatgtgtcactctctATTTGGTGGCCATGGCCGCGGTGGATTTAATTGTCGTCATCTTTGACCTGATACTGAGGCACATCACGATGGTGTACTGGCGGCAATTTCACTTCCCCTGGCCAGTTCCGGTCTGTAATTTTCACGCCGTTATCCTTTATGCAGCGACagactgctctgtctggttcacagTCTCGTTCACCttcgaccggtttgtcgccatctgttgtcagaagttGAAATCCACATATTGTACTGAGAGAACGGTGGCTGTGGTTCTGGGAACAGTGACCGTCCTCAACTGCCTGAAGGATTTGTTTTGGTATTTTATGCTGACGGGTGAATATAACCTTCTTAGTGATCCCTGGATTTGTTGGGGAAGAGGTGGTGTTGTTGGCTCAACTCTTTGGGCAACGATTGAATTCACTCATTATTTCCTCAACCCGGTCGCTCCTTTTTTTCTCATTCTCCTCTTCAACACTTTAACCGTAAAACAGATTTTAACAGCCAGCAGAGCTCGCAACAGACTTCGGGGTCAGAGCAGCGGGGAGAAGCCCAGAGACGCTGAGATGGAAAGTCGAAGAAAATCAATCATTTTACTCTTCGCCGTCTCTGGAAATTTCATCGTGTTGTGGGCGGTGTTCATGATCCACTCCATCTGGAATCGATTGTGGTGGCTGGGGTTTCGATCGATCGTTCTCCCTAATTTTGTGCAGAAGATGGGCTTCATCCTGCAGCACTTGAGTTGCTGCACGAACACGGCCATCTACGCAGTAACCCAGAGGAAGTTCCGGGAGCAGCTGAAGAGTGTATTTATTTATCCTGTTACTCTAATTGTGACTTTCAAAAAGCGGTGA